Proteins encoded in a region of the Thermococcus sp. genome:
- a CDS encoding NifB/NifX family molybdenum-iron cluster-binding protein, which produces MKTLVAVPTSEGGLDDDVHESLVRAETFTLVELEDGKVNGIKVIENPYKREPYGAGSKVALFLVNLGVNAIISRTDCPKGKMILDSTGVRMVIVNDAIKVGDALEGLR; this is translated from the coding sequence GTGAAAACGCTGGTCGCGGTTCCTACTTCAGAGGGCGGTCTCGACGATGATGTTCACGAGAGCTTGGTGAGGGCGGAAACCTTTACGCTGGTCGAGCTTGAGGACGGGAAAGTTAATGGGATCAAGGTTATCGAGAACCCTTACAAACGGGAGCCTTACGGCGCGGGTTCAAAAGTTGCTCTCTTCCTGGTCAACCTCGGCGTTAACGCCATAATATCAAGGACGGACTGTCCGAAGGGCAAGATGATTCTGGATTCCACTGGAGTTAGGATGGTCATCGTTAATGATGCCATTAAGGTTGGGGATGCCCTAGAGGGGCTTCGTTGA